One segment of Anopheles stephensi strain Indian chromosome 3, UCI_ANSTEP_V1.0, whole genome shotgun sequence DNA contains the following:
- the LOC118512441 gene encoding protein Wnt-1 gives MNLVTVFMVCLMAISAWAEVESKSKPGRGRGSMWWGIAKAGEPNNISPLAPGMTYLDPAIHATLRRKQRRLARENPGVLAAIAKGANLAINECQHQFRTRRWNCSTRNFLRGKNLFGKIVERGCRETAFIYAITSAAVTHSVARACSEGSIESCTCDYSHHNREPQPMNNMGAVAGVGDWEWGGCSDNIGFGFKFSRDFVDTGERGRTLREKMNLHNNEAGRAHVQAEMRQECKCHGMSGSCTMKTCWMRLNSFRTIGDILKDRFDGASRVMVSNSLRSTSVNENTLTNRAGSNNLKTNTNSVGGASPNSVLSNSFHARGHQQKRVNRYNFQLKPYNPEHKPPGSKDLVYLEPSPGFCERNPRLGIQGTHGRQCNDTSIGVDGCDLMCCGRGYRTQEVTVVERCSCTFHWCCEVKCKLCRTKKIIHTCL, from the exons ATGAATCTAGTGACGGTGTTTATGGTGTGTCTGATGGCCATCAGTGCCTGGGCGGAGGTGGAAAGCAAATCAAAGCCCGGCCGGGGACGAGGCTCAATGTGGTG gGGCATCGCAAAGGCGGGCGAACCGAACAACATTTCACCGCTAGCGCCCGGCATGACGTATCTCGATCCAGCCATCCATGCGACGCTGCGCCGCAAGCAGCGCCGCTTGGCACGCGAAAATCCGGGCGTTCTGGCCGCGATCGCCAAGGGCGCAAATCTGGCCATCAACGAGTGTCAGCACCAGTTCCGGACGCGGCGCTGGAACTGCTCGACGCGCAACTTCCTGCGCGGCAAGAACCTTTTCGGCAAGATCGTTGAGCGAG GTTGTCGTGAAACGGCATTTATCTATGCGATCACCAGCGCAGCAGTAACGCACAGTGTGGCACGGGCGTGCAGCGAAGGTTCGATCGAATCGTGCACTTGCGATTACTCCCACCACAACCGTGAACCACAGCCGATGAACAATATGGGTGCGGTCGCCGGGGTCGGCGATTGGGAGTGGGGCGGCTGCAGTGACAACATCGGCTTTGGCTTTAAGTTTTCCCGCGACTTTGTCGACACCGGCGAGCGGGGCCGCACGTTGCGCGAAAAGATGAACCTGCACAACAACGAGGCTGGCCGAGCG CACGTACAGGCGGAAATGCGGCAGGAGTGCAAGTGCCACGGTATGTCCGGCTCGTGCACGATGAAAACGTGCTGGATGCGGCTGAACAGCTTCCGGACGATCGGCGACATCCTGAAGGATCGGTTCGACGGTGCATCGCGCGTCATGGTCAGCAACAGTTTGCGCAGTACCAGCGTGAACGAGAACACGCTCACGAATCGGGCCGGTTCGAACAATCTCAAGACGAACACGAACAGCGTTGGCGGTGCGAGCCCGAACAGCGTGCTGAGCAATTCGTTTCACGCCCGTGGCCACCAGCAGAAGCGAGTTAATCG GTACAACTTCCAGCTGAAACCGTACAACCCTGAGCACAAACCGCCGGGTTCGAAGGATCTGGTGTATCTGGAACCGTCGCCCGGCTTCTGCGAGCGTAATCCGCGGCTCGGCATCCAGGGTACGCACGGACGCCAGTGTAACGACACCTCGATCGGGGTGGACGGTTGTGATCTGATGTGCTGCGGCCGGGGCTACCGGACGCAGGAGGTGACGGTGGTGGAGCGCTGCTCCTGCACCTTCCACTGGTGCTGCGAGGTAAAGTGTAAGCTGTGTCGGACGAAAAAGATCATCCACACGTGCCTGTAA